DNA from Terriglobia bacterium:
GATGGCCACCAGAAGCAGAGCGCCCGCGGTTGCGTGCCATCGGTCCCATCCGAGCCGAAAGATCAGCGAGGTCATCGCCACGACCGCAATCCAGACGAGCACCAATTGCGTTAAGTGTGCCATCCACTCGTGGGCGCCGCCCAAAACTGTCGGTACAAGCACATACCCCATCAGGGCATTTCCAGGCGTCAAAAGATAGGCTTTCGTGCAACTGTCAATGGCGTTCCAGCAGATGTCGAAATCCATCGGATGCATGGGGTGCTTGATGATCTGCCGCGCCATTGTGAGGAAATGCGGATCGTCAATCAGGAAAGGCTTGTTGAGGAATGGTAGAAGGCAAACGGTGGCGAGAAGCAAGGCAGGCCACGCGCAGGCCAGCACAGTGACGGCCGAAAGCGCCCGGGGCGCGACGCGACCCTTCTGGACGTCCGCTTTCATGTCTGTTGCCGTGATCGTGATCTTCATTTTTTGTGATTGCATGCAATGGGACGGCGGCTGAACAATAGGTTGAAATAGCTTGAATCCTTCATGATGGCTGGCATGCCCGGTGACATCTTTCCTCGTGGATGGACGTGATAGGTCCTAAAGTCTCGCTCCTCAAAGAGGTCGATCAGATGCAACGGTTCAAAACCCAGCTCGCGCATCGCTGAGGGCATGAACTCAAGAACGATGGTGATGTCGGGATTCTGCCGCAGCGTATCCTGCATGCCCTTGCAGACCGCTAGTTCATAGCCTTGAACGTCAATTTTTACAAAAGAGATCTGCCCCGGCTTGCTCTCGAGAAAGCTGTCGATGCTGACCAGAGGTACGCCGACTTTCTTCAATCCTGGATGCGCCAAACGAAACTGTTCCGTTGCGACCCGGTGATCCGCATGGTGGTTATCGTTGATCCACAAGTCAATGTTCCCGACCTCAGCCCCGACGGCCAGTTGCATTGGGACGATTTTTCCCTCGAACTCGGGTTGAAGCGCGGTCTGCTGCAGAAGCCCGAAGTTGAAAGGCTCGGGTTCAAAGGCATAGACCTTGCGACCGGATTCTGCGGCTTGCGCCAGAACGGCGGCCGTGTAGCCGATGTTCGCGCCGATATCCAGGACATTTCCCTTACCGACAAGGGCGGGAAAGGCAAGCACGAGGTCCTGCAGATCGTCTTCAATATAGCGTTTGTATAGGAAGTAGGCAGACCTGAATAAGCGGCGACCGAGGGAGGTTCGCAGAAAACCGGAACGCCTCGCAAAGGAATATGCGCTCAGGAGTGGATTTCCCCGGTCAGTTGAAAGATTCATCCAATAATCCTCAATGCCCTGATTCCTTCGTGGCGTATTCGATGCCGCGAGAAAGCGCGCATTCCAAAGCCTGGATTGACGCCTCATTAGACAGATGGTAGTCTGA
Protein-coding regions in this window:
- a CDS encoding FkbM family methyltransferase, which produces MLAFPALVGKGNVLDIGANIGYTAAVLAQAAESGRKVYAFEPEPFNFGLLQQTALQPEFEGKIVPMQLAVGAEVGNIDLWINDNHHADHRVATEQFRLAHPGLKKVGVPLVSIDSFLESKPGQISFVKIDVQGYELAVCKGMQDTLRQNPDITIVLEFMPSAMRELGFEPLHLIDLFEERDFRTYHVHPRGKMSPGMPAIMKDSSYFNLLFSRRPIACNHKK